The Bacillaceae bacterium IKA-2 DNA window GAAAACAACGGAGATGAATTAAAAATTGATTTTGATGAAGTGAAAAAAGATGGCTTCCAAACAATTAGAAATTCTTGGTATGGAACTATTTTATACATTGGGAATGAAGGCGGATTACCTATTTTTACCTTTACGGCGAATTGGGATTTAGATGTCCCTTATAATAAACCATCCCAACAATACTTAAGTATGATCATTGAAGGTTTAAAAAAGACTGTAAAACTTAATAACACAGAAATTATTGATTATTTGTGTACAAAGCAAGGGGTTGAAAGCAACTATAGTAGAAGTGAGATTGAAAAACTTCTTTAGCGATTGTAAAGAAAATAAAGGAATATACTGATCGATTATTTTCTTGGCGATGCTTTAGGTTGTGAAATGTATTAAATTTATTTATAAGAGATTAGCGACCGCTAGAAAAAACTAATTTCAGATAAAATTGCTTTTTTGTATTCAGGATGATCCCGGTCATCCTCTTTTTTGTTGTATTTGCTTTATTTTGTCATTATTCAGGACTGCTGTATGATAAAATTCATAGAGAAGCATAAATTTTGATATTTAGTAATAATGAATAGGTGGGAAAAATGAAAATTAAGCCAATTGTTGGTAGAAGGATTATTAAAACAGGAATTTCAGTTTTTATTACCGCACTTGTTTGTTTATACTTTAACTTACCAGCTCAATTTGCTGTAATAGCTGCTATTGTAACGATAGAACCGACAGCTTCAGATTCAATTAAAAAGGGGCTTGTTCGTCTCCCGGCATCAGCAATCGGTGCAGCGTTAGCTGTGACATTCGTTTCAATCTGGGGGCAATCTGCTTTTTCTTTCACAGGTGCTGCAGTTTTAACCATTTTTATCTGCCAAAAGCTTAAGTTACATGACGGAATTCTTGTCGCAACGCTAACGGCAGTTGCGATGGTACCAGATATATACGACCATTTTTTTCTGACGTTTTTATCAAGGTTAGGCACAACTGCAATTGGGATAACGGTATCTTCCTTGGTTAACTTTTTCATTTTACCACCCAAATTCACACCGCAAATAATTGAAAAATTCTACCCTAGCTTTCGATTAGCTAGCGAAGTTTTAGTGGAGACAACT harbors:
- a CDS encoding aromatic acid exporter family protein, whose translation is MKIKPIVGRRIIKTGISVFITALVCLYFNLPAQFAVIAAIVTIEPTASDSIKKGLVRLPASAIGAALAVTFVSIWGQSAFSFTGAAVLTIFICQKLKLHDGILVATLTAVAMVPDIYDHFFLTFLSRLGTTAIGITVSSLVNFFILPPKFTPQIIEKFYPSFRLASEVLVETTRKILLLKQTKSYAPSKQYIELRYSNEKVSELFSFQEREWKYHRIKLSEYRAFHRLKRANTAMQKIVLHLGNLQYINEPGYFSELEEQLVKDIVNSINAILISEAKNIPDSHYFLINELDQHLKFEGSKIFESTEYVHRFTTKRILYFELLSIHDSLEELHHI